The DNA window ttttctaGAAATTCTGCAATCATcgtttgtatttttcctttgcctAAAGATTATTTAACAGTTTTAATTTCAAGATACAAAGGCAATtttggtttctggttttgttattttgttattaataCCCATTCTATTGTATTATGTTGAGATAATGAAATCTGTAATATTTATACTTCCGGAATTTTTCAAAGTTCACTTTTGGTCCATTACATGGTCAATTTTCATGAACATTACATGGCACTTATAAAAATGGCATATTCTATTATCAAGTATAAAATTTGATGTATATTCGTCAGCTCTGCCTTACTGATTATGTAgtataggtcttttttttttcttggccgtgcCACAGGGCATGCAGGATtttaggtccccaaccagggattgaacccatgccccctgcagtggaagcacagagtcctaatcactgaaccgccagggaattcctagtataggtcttctttatcctttttttttttttttgtccatttcatttgtCTTAGGCTAAGAGAAGTGAATTAGTTTCTTAGTATTAATGTACTGCTACACATTTTTCCTTGTAGCTCTTGCCATTTTTGCCTCATGAAAGATGCTATTATTTGGTGCAATAGCTATTCATAATTATTATAACTCCTCAAGAATTAGAGTCTTTAGGATTATAGAGCGCATTTCTTTGTCTTGCTTATGCTTTCTGCCTTGAATTCTACCTTGCTTTATTAAGATCATGATTCATGCTTTCTTTTTACTTGTGTTTTCCTGGCATGCCTTGGCCCATCCTTATATCCTTAACTTTTAATCTGTTTTAGATGTCCCTCATATACAACATACTATATCATTGGGTTTTGTCTGTGATTCAATCTGAATACGTTTGTATATTAATAGGTAAAAAAGCCTATTTACATTCTTTATGTGACTGTATGTAGGGACTTAGTTCTCTCATATTATTTGCTCTTTAGGAAGGCTTGTATTTTTGATTTAGTGGTCATCTTTATGCTTATACCTTTACATAATATGTTTGGGTGGTATCTGCTtctaagaataataaaattagcTGTACTTCTTCCTCCATATCCAGTACACGATTTTCTGCAACATTACTATCATTTACTTTTGTACTCTTAAATTTATTCAAACTTCTACTGCTTGATTTGTCAGCTTTAAATTATATCCTTTGACTCCTATTATATAAGAAGCAATGAGAGTTTATTCTACTTTCtaccttttcttctctcatttttttattaGATGCATTATTTCTACAGAGTGTaaactatttatatattattctgtTACACTTATTCCAACCTTTGTTTTAGCCTTAGTTCTACAATTatattcaattcttttttttttttttttctagaaagatattccccatgtatttcttctttaggtctttttgttttttttaatttatttttatatttttggctgtgttgggtcttcgcttctgtgcaagggctttctctagctgcggcaagcggggaccactcttcatcgcggtgcgcaggcctctcattatcgcggcctctcccgctgcggagcacaggctccagacacgcaggctcagtagttgtggctcacgggcccagttgctccgtggcacgtgggatcttcccagaccagggctcgaacccgtgtcccttgcattggcaggaagactctcaaccactgcgccaccagggaagcccgatattcAATTCTTAACACTAGCCCTTTTGCTGATGTTTCCCCAGTCATCACTTGGTTGATTGAAACTTGCCCTCACTGATACAGAACTTTAGGTTCAAAATCAGACCAAATTAGGGGGCTGCCAATCGAGGGCAGCAATCCCTATGTAGGAGCCCCACTACCTTCCAGACATAATACTCAGTTTATTTAGACTTTTACTTCAGCACTGGGAGCACATTCTATAGCTGCACAAACAGGAAGAGAAAGTAGGGTGGGGACAGTGGCATCAGCATGATTTCTTTCCACTCTTGCTTTCCTTACCTACTCCTCTCCTTATCTACTTGTTTTCTCCAAAGCCAACCTGTGAAGAATGAGCTATCATCTCTACCTCAGGCTTTGTCTATGCATGGTCTTATCTGTGCTTCCTTTGATATTATCCCATTTACCTTCCATCTTTTAGAACTTGAAATTATCTGATTCACTGATAGGGCCCTCCAACCCCATTCTCAATGTCTTTATCCCTTTTTCTATCCTTATGGTTATTTCAATGGCATTTGTAGAGAAGAAATAAGCGTGCTCAGTTGCCATCTTGAATCAGAAGTGAAATTTCCAACATTTTAAGTTAGCAGCTCACCACTGACTGATCAGAGAGAAGGTATTCCCATTGCAGTAGATCTATAGTCTGTTACTATGtagttccaaaaaataaatattttccattatggattaCTTACTAAATTcatgttaatttatatttttctaaaaatgcagtattttattttaccagTTAATTGGCTCCAAACTGTCAAGAGTTGACAGTATGGTAACAACCTTATAAATTGTAAAGCATAGTATAAATTATTGGGTGTGAGTAAAAAGACTAAGAGATGGCCTTTCCAGTGGTGATGACCTCCCCACAAGAACATGCATTCGCAAAGGAGCTCCTTCATCCctcttcagaaaagaagaaacacaagcaGAAGCGCCTGATGCAGAGCCCCAGTTCTTACTTCATGAATGTGAAATGCCCAAGATGTTGTAAAATCACCATCTTTAGCCACGTACAAACGGTAGTTTTGTGTGTTGGCTGCTCTACTGTCTCTGCCAGCCCATAGGAGGAAAAGCAAGGCTTACAAAAGGATGCTCCTTCAAATGGAAGCACTAAAAGCACTGTGAATCAAGATGAACGGGGAACCATCCCAATAAACACAGTTtggataaaaaatatacatacatgagGTGAAAGAGGGCCATGCCTCTACTATGAACTAGAGGAATCATTTCCCTGTCTGAACCCCTACTTCCTTGGCTATAAAATGAGCACATCAAGTGACAGTAAACCTCTTCTACCATTAACCAGTTATGAATCTACATACTTAAATGACTTATCAGGTTGGCATTAACTTGATTAGggaaaaatataacatttccTTAGATGCAAGGTAAAGAAAGTAAGTAGCATGTTTTCCATTCTGTGTAGGTTGATGGAGTTCTTAATCATCCTAGAAGAAATAGTGGTAGTATACCAGAGCAAAATAAGGCTTCCTCAATTTTGATTATAACTACTCTAGGTCACTTACATGGCTTTGCTCAGTAAGACCACCAAAGCCCACAGAACCCTCAGTCTGTAGATTTCAACATATGCGATATGACAGTAAGTAGGAGGCCCAGGGATAGGACATTTCCTGTGTCAAAGGAAGAGCAAAGACCAAGGAACAACTTGAGTGAGTACAATTAACATGAGTCAGGGGGGTAGGTTAGAAAGTTGCTTGGCTTAGTAAGTGGTCAGAGGGCAGTGAGATAGACACTGTAATTAGTCTTCTAGTCAAGAGTTCCTCTTCTTTTCATAGCTCTCCTTATTTTTGTTTAGGTAACTATACTAACACTATGTAACACATGTACTTTGAGCGAAGCCAGCTCCATCACTGGCTCTAATAGTCAGGCATAAGGGAACGATAATCCCACTgacaagacattttttttttaattgaagtatagttgatttacaatattatattagttttaggtgtatagcatagtgattcagtatttttgcattATATAACTCCATTTTAAGTTACTATatgataatggctataattccctgtgctatacagtatgtctttgttgcttatttacttatttattttatacacagtagtttgttaATCCCACACCCCTAATTTGTCTCTCctcactcccctctcccctttggtaaccacaaatttgtgTTCTCTATCTGTGCATCTGTTGtgcatatacattctttttttttcttttttagattccacatataagtgatatcatacagtatttgtctttctctgacttcttttactaagcataatattctctaggtccatccatgttgctgcaaatggcagaatttcattctttcttatgactaatattccattgtgtatatataccacatcttcttaatccaatcatctgttaatgggcacttgggctgcttccatgTTCACAAGACATAGTTTTTTAATGGATGGACACATAACTTGGTTAGGACCTATGGGACACAAAGAACAGTTTGGGGAGAACATCTGAAAAGCTCCCTTGCTCTCCCCAAAACAATCCAAGTTCACTGTCTTGAAAGGACGTGGGCAAAACACATGTACTTCCATGAGCCAGCCTTAAGATAAAGCTGATATCATTTGGAAAGCATACTTGAGGGATGTGAAGAAACAGGATCTTGATTACAGCATGAAGCATCTAGGTCATACCTACCCTAAAACTGCCTTGCTACCTCTgaatttctcctttattattttgtaaatttgcaCAGGACCTTTTCCCCCTTGCAACTAGAAACATCTTAATATATCAGAGATGCAAAGACTCCTGATTTATCACACATACACCTGAAAATATTCAACAGATAAAGTCAAACTAAGGTTAAATTCATATTCCTAACGGAAATCATTGTTATGTGCATTTACTCTGAGGCTGTGACTATTCATGAGCTAAGTTACAAGAGCATGAACCCTTAATGTACAACTGTAGAAGAAATATTGCTTAAAAAAAGGTATAAGGTATAAATGGGTGACTATACATACCAGTTTGATCAGGACAGTAACAGTTTACACTTATTTTATGGTATAATTATTAATAGAAGCCCATCATTCTCAAGTGTCCCAATTTATGCAGTTACCTTGCCTCTAAAGCATGTTTTTTGGATTTGAATAGTATTCTTTTTAGAAAAGTAACAGTAATCCAAGGAAATGCCTAGAGACCTCTAAAAGGTAAAAGGATTCAATCTTTAAGCCCTGTGActagttttggaaaaaaaatggtactaGGGAAAAAGTCTGTGCCTACAAAGAATAGGCATgtgtcaggaattccctggtggttcagtggttaggactcggtgctttcactgcagagggcctgggttcaatccctggtcagagaactaagttTCTACAAGCTGCACGgtggccccccaaaaaaaagaaaaagaaaaagaaagttatgtGTCATTTTTAAATACCTTATTGTAATTTCCTATCTACTTAACTGCTGCTATGAGGGTCACAGGGACCCTCATTTGTAGGAAGAATGACACTGCAACTCTTATGAAGCTATAGTAGGAAGCAAGATTTGAAAGCACTGGCAGGTTTTACATTAAATATACTGTATAGCTATCTATTCTATCATTTGCCACCATGTCTAAAATACCTCTGTAGTCCAAACTCATTTATTTgggttctaatttcttctttagtCCACTATTAAACTGGACTAGTACCAGACAATCTATTAACGGCAATAGCTGATCAGAAATGAGCTGGCACTGACATTTGGAAGCAAAGAGCCCAGACAGGAGCAAATTGGAGTCAAGAAGGGATGAGGGGTACCTGGTGCTCAACAACAGGCTGAAAAGTCAGGGCATCGATGGCCCTTCTTAGTATCTTAAGCAACAACTGTCATTTGTACCTCTGTTTTCCTCAGATAATTCTACCTTATAAGTCATAAAAGGttggaaaaaataatagctaatgctattattacagtttttaaagacacatctgtgttcatttggtttttatgaTGCTGTGATtcttatacaaacacacacagtgtCTAAACAAGGGTCAGGGGTGAGGCAAACACCTTGTTCCACGAAACATTCAGGCACGTTCAGCGTCTTTCTGCACAGATGAGGTAGGGCTGGGGTTGCAACGTCATGCCTAACCTGGGCTTCAGATTTGGAACCAgttcatttggaaaatgcaaGTGAAATCGCTGAAGCAATGTTGTAAAAAACAGGAACATTTCCATCCGAGCCAGCTGTTCTCCAAGACAATGTCTTCTCCCTCAACATAAAAAACAGGCATGATAATTTTTCTAAATCCAcaatatttaccaaaatttatGTCTAATACGTACCATTCAGGAAATCTGGAATTTAAAGAAACTTAGAGgaagttatgtttattttattcatttatttttttaataaatttgtttatttatttatttttggctgcgtcaggtcttcattgctgcgcgcgggcattctctagttgcggagagcgggggctcctcttcgttgcggtgcgcagtcttctcattgtggtggcttctcttgttgtgaagcacgggctctaggtccacaggcttcagtagttgtgaatcgtggactcagtagttgtggctcacgggctctcgagcgcacgctcagtagttgtggagcatgggcttagttgctccgcggcatgtgggatcttcccgaaccagggctcgaacccgtgtcccctgcattggcaggcggattcttaaccactgtgccaccagggaagcctggaagtTATGTTTATTAAAGGATTTTCTTAAGCCGCAAAGAATAGAAATTGGCACTTTGGTTCCCAGAGCCCATTTCTTTACCTTCTTTTGTAAGGTCATGCACTTTTGTAAGCTCATTAGTTCTATTCTCCACTTCCTTTGCAAAATGTGGCAACAGAGCCTGAGATATGCCATGAAAGATCTGAGGTGTGACACTTTGTTCTCTTGACCCAGGAGAAGatcatttcatttcaaatgaCTGCATGTGCACCCTTCCCCAGTGAAAGGATTTTTCCAGTCCATCTTCCATGGGTCTTGTGATCTGTGTACTTCTTCACAGGAGATGCAATATTTTTGGAGATGAGGTATAATAATTGAGAGCCAAGAGAGCTAGATTCTAGTTTCACTTCAAGTTATGATGTCATTCCTGTCCCTGGGTCTGTTTCTCAAGCTgcctgttactgatttctaccTCTACAAGTTTTGATTACAAGCCAAAATCCACAAGCAAGAAAGTTTCAGAAAAAGCCAGAGCTTCTCATCAGTTTCTTTCTAGCTGCTCAATTATGGCTTGTTTATTTTGAGTAGAAAGAGGTGTTAATGAGCTCTAATTAAACCATTCTCTCCTGTAAGTGTCAATACTATTTTCAGAGTTGGGATATTAACTCTACAATAGAATGCTTCAGATTAAGATGTTATACATGATAAATCATCATTATACTTTGTCCTAAAGTTATGCCCCTGTGAAAGTTCTCTTACCTAGGGAAAAGGGAACAAAAGCTTCCTTCTTGGCAAAATATCCATTGCTGTCCAGAAATCGGTCTGGATAGAATATTTCTGGGTCTCTCCAATACTTTTCATCAAAGTGTACAGAATAAAGATTTGTAATTACTGTTGTGCCTTTAGGAATGGAATAACCACGTACAACTGCATCCTCAGAGGTTGCATGGAAAATCCCTAACGGCACTATATTACAGAATCTTAAAACTTCATGTAAAACTGCCTCGGTATAAGGCATTTTGCATTTGTCATCCCAAGAAGGTGTCCCACTGGGTCCTATAATTAAATCAATCTCTTTCTGAACTTGTCCTGTAAGAGAAAAAGTGTTCAAGTTATTATGCACTTCTTAGAATTATATCTAAAGTAATTTCCCTTTAGGATAAAACAAAAGATAACCTGTAGTAAGCCAACAAGGTATGGGTACACCCagattcagatttttcattatctgGGAGTTCTATTTAAATATGTGCCACGTATCTTATACAACCAGTACCCAACACTCTAAGTAATTTTGTTGTGAAAAACAcattataagtaataaaaataaaaattaaacaaatctaGAATTAGAATAACAACACTCTCAGCAAGGAAAAGAGTGAAGCataaaaacttaaattaaaaaaaaacagggttgggacttccctggcggttcagtggttaagactccatgcttccactgcagcaagcgcgggttcgatccctggttggggaactaagatcctgcatgctgcgtagTGCAGCCGAAaaacaacaaccaccaccaccagggtTCAGGTCCCAGCTCAGCACTAGAAGGGATTGGGCAAATCAGTCACTCAGCCTTTTCCCTCATTTATACAATAGGTATTATAAGACAACTCTGAGGTTTTTATACGAATTTAGATAACAGTTTTGAAAACCTTACAGATATTCAATGCTTCTCTTTTTGGATAGCACGGCAGAAGTTCCTAAATAAAATGCCTGGTACATGGCCAAAGACTCTAAAACACGTGTgagccctaaatgtaagaacagacCTTGAGATCACCAGAATCCTTACCTTGAATGTTAGGATAAAGGGCCATGAAAAGAATTGCCCACCGTAGCACATTGGTTGTAGTTTCAGTTCCAGCAATGATGAGTTCACCCACAGAGAAAATCaggttttctttggagaaagtaGATGATGGGTCATTTTTACCTTGATCCATCTCATCTAAATAAGCATCAACAAAATGCTGAGGTAACTGAGGTTTTCTGTTGATGGAAGCTTTTTCAATAAGCCTGGAGAGAAAGTCATAGACCACAGCTGCATTTCTAAACAGTTGTTGATGTTTTCCAAAAGGTAAGATGCCAATCCATGGAAAGGCATTGTAGAGGAAGACTGCGGCGTTGGTGGCTAGTTCCACATTTTCACTAAATAACTCAATCATGTGCTGAAAATCAGTGTCTTCGTAAGTGAATCGTTCTCCAAAAATGATCAGATTGGTTATGTTTGAAACGGCATTTGTTATTAATTGTTTAAAGTCAAAAGGGCTACCATTGTATGTTTCAATAGCATCAATGAAAAATTTGGTTTCTTCTAAGATTTTAGATTCAAAAGACTTTTGGCCATATCCAAAACAGCGAAAGCTGTTTACAGCTAATTTTCTGTGATCAACCCATCCTCGGCCATATCTGGAATTGAgtaagcctaaaaaaaaaaaaaatagggatggTTAGTCATTCTTCTCCAAATTATCTTTCTatgaatctattaaaaaattttatcattcCTACATCCCTGTATCTAACAGCTAAAAATGCTAtgcagggaagaaaagaaaaaaagatggctaTTCATTCttctccaaattttctataaaactaaaactagaCCCAGTAGTTAAGCCCTATTCTTTACTCCTCATTAGCCATGGAATATTATAAACAGATAAAGCTTATCTATACTTCTCATCTGGACAAAGGCAGAAAAGACCTATAATCTCCCACCACAAGAAACTGAACTGTCTTGTGTAATTCAACCTGGGTGAACTAGGTCTTGGGTGACTTTGTTATCCAACTTCTACTATAAGCCTAATTTACAAAAGACCAATGACTGTGTGTTCTACGGGCAAAATTTTATCCTGGACTAAACACATACCTGAGAAATCATCCTTCTAGAATTAGAAATTTCCTGCTTTAAGAAACTAGATTTTAGAATACAAATTTCCTCCCATTAAAGGCATATGTTACCTAATACTATAACTGGCAGTGGCAAGGATGGCCTGAATGAGGTGTCAACGTAGTGGAAATACTCAAGCCAAA is part of the Balaenoptera musculus isolate JJ_BM4_2016_0621 chromosome 8, mBalMus1.pri.v3, whole genome shotgun sequence genome and encodes:
- the LOC118900197 gene encoding vitamin D 25-hydroxylase isoform X1 codes for the protein MWEPQGAEAFAAALGGALFLLLFALGVRQLLKQRRPSGFPPGPSGLPFIGNIYSLGASAELPHVYMKKQSQVYGEVQPTGLGQGRPGPSSRGEGMSHACGCELSDPSTCVGSVEGSRLPRPGSEIFSLDLGGISAVVLNGYDVVKECLVHQSEIFADRPCLPLFMKMTKMGGLLNSRYGRGWVDHRKLAVNSFRCFGYGQKSFESKILEETKFFIDAIETYNGSPFDFKQLITNAVSNITNLIIFGERFTYEDTDFQHMIELFSENVELATNAAVFLYNAFPWIGILPFGKHQQLFRNAAVVYDFLSRLIEKASINRKPQLPQHFVDAYLDEMDQGKNDPSSTFSKENLIFSVGELIIAGTETTTNVLRWAILFMALYPNIQGQVQKEIDLIIGPSGTPSWDDKCKMPYTEAVLHEVLRFCNIVPLGIFHATSEDAVVRGYSIPKGTTVITNLYSVHFDEKYWRDPEIFYPDRFLDSNGYFAKKEAFVPFSLGRRHCLGEQLARMEMFLFFTTLLQRFHLHFPNELVPNLKPRLGMTLQPQPYLICAERR
- the LOC118900197 gene encoding vitamin D 25-hydroxylase isoform X3, which gives rise to MKMTKMGGLLNSRYGRGWVDHRKLAVNSFRCFGYGQKSFESKILEETKFFIDAIETYNGSPFDFKQLITNAVSNITNLIIFGERFTYEDTDFQHMIELFSENVELATNAAVFLYNAFPWIGILPFGKHQQLFRNAAVVYDFLSRLIEKASINRKPQLPQHFVDAYLDEMDQGKNDPSSTFSKENLIFSVGELIIAGTETTTNVLRWAILFMALYPNIQGQVQKEIDLIIGPSGTPSWDDKCKMPYTEAVLHEVLRFCNIVPLGIFHATSEDAVVRGYSIPKGTTVITNLYSVHFDEKYWRDPEIFYPDRFLDSNGYFAKKEAFVPFSLGRRHCLGEQLARMEMFLFFTTLLQRFHLHFPNELVPNLKPRLGMTLQPQPYLICAERR
- the LOC118900197 gene encoding vitamin D 25-hydroxylase isoform X2, encoding MWEPQGAEAFAAALGGALFLLLFALGVRQLLKQRRPSGFPPGPSGLPFIGNIYSLGASAELPHVYMKKQSQVYGEIFSLDLGGISAVVLNGYDVVKECLVHQSEIFADRPCLPLFMKMTKMGGLLNSRYGRGWVDHRKLAVNSFRCFGYGQKSFESKILEETKFFIDAIETYNGSPFDFKQLITNAVSNITNLIIFGERFTYEDTDFQHMIELFSENVELATNAAVFLYNAFPWIGILPFGKHQQLFRNAAVVYDFLSRLIEKASINRKPQLPQHFVDAYLDEMDQGKNDPSSTFSKENLIFSVGELIIAGTETTTNVLRWAILFMALYPNIQGQVQKEIDLIIGPSGTPSWDDKCKMPYTEAVLHEVLRFCNIVPLGIFHATSEDAVVRGYSIPKGTTVITNLYSVHFDEKYWRDPEIFYPDRFLDSNGYFAKKEAFVPFSLGRRHCLGEQLARMEMFLFFTTLLQRFHLHFPNELVPNLKPRLGMTLQPQPYLICAERR